Part of the Bacillus sp. N1-1 genome, TTAACAAAACAGCAGAAAGAGCTGTATATCGGCTACTTGCACCGCATTCAACAGGAAACGAAAGAAAGTCTCGCTGGCGATGGTTTTCAAAAGAATCGCATGAAAATTCTTGCTGGACTTACGCGTTTGCGTCAACTATGCTGTCATCCGTCTCTTTTTGTAGAAAACTATGAAGGGCAATCAGGAAAACTTGAGCAGCTTTTAGAGATCGTCACAACATCCATTGAGAATCAAAAGCGACTGCTTATTTTCTCGCAGTTTTCAAGTATGTTGAAAATCATTCATCAAAAGCTAGCCGATCTTGGTTATTCGGTTTTCTATTTAGATGGGCAAACCCCTTCGAAAGATCGCGTTGAAATGACGGAACGGTTCAATGGGGGAGAAAATCAAATCTTTTTAATCTCATTGAAAGCTGGCGGCACCGGTTTGAACTTAACAGGCGCAGATACGGTCATTTTATATGATCTCTGGTGGAATCCTGCGGTAGAAGAGCAAGCAGCTGGTCGCGCTCATCGAATAGGCCAGAAAAAAGTGGTGCAAGTGATGAGGTTAATTACCCAGGGCACCATAGAAGAAAAAATTTATGAGCTTCAACAGAAGAAAAAAGAGCTAATTGAGAAGGTTATTCAACCTGGCGAAACGATGATTTCCAGTTTATCTGAAGATGAAATTAAAGATATTTTAAGTATCTAATGGATAGGCATTCGCCATGCCGTATAGTGTATAAGAAACTAACAAACACTAGCTAATGGAGGATATGAGAATGGATGTATGTGAATTATGTGGAAGAAGTGGCGTGACGTGTACAATCCATCACTTGACCCCTAAGGAAGAGGGTGGAACACATAAACCGACCGCATCTCTTTGTGTCCCATGTCACAAGCAAATCCATGCTTTATATACAAACCAGGAATTAGCGATTAGACTCGATTCGGTTGTGAAGCTGAAGCAGGACGAACAAATTCGTCGTTATTTGAAGTGGATCCGAAAACAACCTGCATCAAAGAGTGTGAAAATGAAAAAGTCAAATCATCGAAAGCAAAAAAAATAAATTTTCGGATTTTTATTTTTTCAAAAACCCTTATGATATGCAGGTTTTGTCAACTAAATGCGGCGCACAGTTATTTAGTACTAGAAATTACGCGTTTCGACATTTTTTATAGTGGTATAAATAGGTAGAGGTAAAATTGTACTAATTTATACTATGAGATTACAGAAATTATTCTAAGTTGAGGTGAAGTGTATGAGGGAAAAAGTATCCTCCGTGTTTTGGAGCACGCTGGTAATTAGTTTAATTATGGTAGCCTGGGGGGCAATTTCTCCAGATACGTTAGCATCCATGTCATCAAGTGCACAGTCATTTATTTCAAACAAGTTAGGGTGGTATTACCTTATTCTTGTTACGCTGTTAGTGATTTTTTGTGTGTTTATTATTTTCACTCCGTATGGAAAAATCAAGTTAGGAAAGCCTGATGAAAAACCAGAATTTACACGATTAAGCTGGTTTGCCATGCTGTTCAGTGCAGGAATGGGAATTGGACTTGTATTCTGGGGAACGGCAGAACCGATGTCCCATTATGCAGTCAATGCACCGACTGCAGAAACAGGAACACCCGCTGCAATTAAAGAAGCCCTACAGTATTCGTACTTCCACTGGGGAGTGCATGCATGGGCAATTTATGCAATCGTAGCGCTTGTTCTTGCTTACTTTAAATTTAGACATGACCGTCCTGGTTTGATTAGCGCTACGCTCTATCCAATTTTTGGTGAGCGAGTAAATGGATTGTTAGGTAAGGTTATCGATGTACTTGCCGTTTTTGCGACAATCGTTGGTGTTGCAACGACGTTAGGATTTGGAGCTGTTCAAATCAACGGTGGACTTTCTTACTTAACTGATATACCAAATAGCTTTAGTTCACAACTCATTATTATCGGTGTTGTTACCGTGCTGTTCATGATCTCAGCTTGGACAGGAATTGGGAAAGGGATTAAGTACTTAAGTAATGCAAACCTTGGACTTGCAGGCATACTTTTCCTTGCTGTGTTTATCCTTGGTCCAACGATTTACATTCTAAATATGTTTACTGATACCATTGGTGCATACATTACAAACTTTATGGCGATGAGTTTCCGCATCGCGCCATTGAATCCAGAAAATAGAGAATGGATTAACAACTGGACCATTTTCTACTGGGCATGGTGGATTTCATGGTCGCCATTCGTTGGTATTTTCATTGCACGTGTTTCACGTGGGAGAACAATTAGAGAGTTTCTTGTAGGCGTTCTTCTTGTTCCTTCAATCGTTGGTTTCCTATGGTTCTCAACGTTTGGTATTTCAGGGATTAATATTCAGCAGCAAGGAATTGCTGATATTGCCTCTCTTGCAACAGAAGAATCGCTGTTTGGAACCCTACAGAATTACCCACTAGGTACGGTGTTATCGATTGTAGCCATTACGTTAATTGGAACATTCTTTATTACATCTGCTGACTCTGCTACGTTCGTTCTTGGAATGCAGACGACATATGGTTCATTAAATCCAGGTTCAAGCGTTAAATTAACGTGGGGAATTATCCAATCTTCAATGGCAGCTGTTCTCCTTTACACAGGTGGACTACAAGCGTTACAGAACGTACTAATTCTGGCAGCATTACCGTTCTCGGTCATTATGATCCTTATGACGGTTTCGTTCTACAAGGCGCTTAAGAAAGAGAAATACTTGGTTGCGAAAGATCCGAAACCTAAAAAAGAAAAGCGGAAAGAGAAAAAAGCAGGCACTGACAACGTAGACAATCCCACACCTGCAACAAAATAGCTTCGAAAAGACGATGAGATAACCTCATCGTCTTTTTGTATGGATTCGTTAAATCTTTACAATTGTGAGGAGGCAGGATAAAATAATTGAGATTATTTATTATTGTTGAAGTGGGGATGAATAATGAAGGCTATCGTGCAAATGGCTAGTGAACGAGTTTTGAATCGAAAAAAGCACATTGCAGAACAAATTACGAGTGAACAAAATAAAAAATATCCCACCGAGCTCAAAGATAAAACAGATGAGCTTTTTCCATTGCGTGTGGAATTGGTAACGATTTATGCTAGGTCACTCGCACTTCAAGAAGAGGAAGCAGAAAAAAGTATTGAAGCGTGGGGTGTTGAAACAGGAAGAATGTGTGCACGCTTAGAAACAACCCTTGATTCGATGCTAGGCGAAGTGCCACACTATCGTAAATACATAGGCGAGGTTATAAAAGAAGTAGCGATTGAACAACAGTTAGGCATTGAAGAATTGTATGATCTCATTTCTAAGCTTGATCATGCTATGAATTTAGTCGTTTATTATTTTAGCGTTCCGTTTGTTGAATACCAGACGAATCTGCTTGAACAGTCTAGAAACGAAATTCTAGAGTTATCAGCACCTGTTGTTCCAATCATGGAAGGCGTAGCGGTATTGCCTTTGATTGGAACGATTGATACGTATAGAGCAAAGTTGATTATGGAAGAATCACTCAATCAAAGCGTCCGCCTTCGTTTGCATTACTTTGTTTTAGATCTTTCAGGGGTTCCAATTGTTGATACTTTTGTCATTCAGCAGCTTTTTCAAATTATCGAAGCACTTAGACTTGTCGGAGTGGAAGCAAGGATTAGTGGCATAAAACCAGAAATTGCATTATCAGTCGTAAAACTAGATATTAGTTTCAAAATGGTGAACACCTATTCGACTTTACAACAAGCACTTGCCGATTTAGTTATCCAAAGTTAATTTTGAAAAAACAATTAAATCTTTCAATTTTGTAAACAAATCAGCCTTCTGATTAACTTTAGGTAACAAATATCAGGACCTAGGGTTTAGAAATTCGCATATATGTGAATGGTTAACTATTGGATAAATGAAAGCTGGTGATTCTATGCTTACGGAATTATTTAAGAAGTCCAGACATACTGTCGTTCTTACAGGTGCAGGAATGAGTACAGAAAGCGGTTTGCCTGACTTTCGATCTGCGCTTGATGGCATGTGGAACGAGGTGGACCCACTCCAGCTTGCAAGCCGAGACGCGATGCAGTACGAACGTAATATGTTTGTTCGTTTTTATAAACAGCGCATAAAAAAGTTGAAAGAGGCTTCTCCTCATACCGGATATTTTCAT contains:
- a CDS encoding HNH endonuclease is translated as MRMDVCELCGRSGVTCTIHHLTPKEEGGTHKPTASLCVPCHKQIHALYTNQELAIRLDSVVKLKQDEQIRRYLKWIRKQPASKSVKMKKSNHRKQKK
- a CDS encoding BCCT family transporter — encoded protein: MREKVSSVFWSTLVISLIMVAWGAISPDTLASMSSSAQSFISNKLGWYYLILVTLLVIFCVFIIFTPYGKIKLGKPDEKPEFTRLSWFAMLFSAGMGIGLVFWGTAEPMSHYAVNAPTAETGTPAAIKEALQYSYFHWGVHAWAIYAIVALVLAYFKFRHDRPGLISATLYPIFGERVNGLLGKVIDVLAVFATIVGVATTLGFGAVQINGGLSYLTDIPNSFSSQLIIIGVVTVLFMISAWTGIGKGIKYLSNANLGLAGILFLAVFILGPTIYILNMFTDTIGAYITNFMAMSFRIAPLNPENREWINNWTIFYWAWWISWSPFVGIFIARVSRGRTIREFLVGVLLVPSIVGFLWFSTFGISGINIQQQGIADIASLATEESLFGTLQNYPLGTVLSIVAITLIGTFFITSADSATFVLGMQTTYGSLNPGSSVKLTWGIIQSSMAAVLLYTGGLQALQNVLILAALPFSVIMILMTVSFYKALKKEKYLVAKDPKPKKEKRKEKKAGTDNVDNPTPATK
- a CDS encoding STAS domain-containing protein — protein: MKAIVQMASERVLNRKKHIAEQITSEQNKKYPTELKDKTDELFPLRVELVTIYARSLALQEEEAEKSIEAWGVETGRMCARLETTLDSMLGEVPHYRKYIGEVIKEVAIEQQLGIEELYDLISKLDHAMNLVVYYFSVPFVEYQTNLLEQSRNEILELSAPVVPIMEGVAVLPLIGTIDTYRAKLIMEESLNQSVRLRLHYFVLDLSGVPIVDTFVIQQLFQIIEALRLVGVEARISGIKPEIALSVVKLDISFKMVNTYSTLQQALADLVIQS